In one Flammeovirga yaeyamensis genomic region, the following are encoded:
- a CDS encoding phage tail sheath family protein, giving the protein MAIRIATPGVYIQEKNAFGSSIVASPTAIPAFVGYTEKADKNGKPLQNVPTVIDSLDAFEKFYGRAWVPTYGITETSEGESDLKVGEKKYELFTAEERYFLYDSLRLFFTNGGGKAYIVSVGTYGDEIDSDKIIRGIRTLNTATEPTLLACPDAVALSAQACAGVQQEMLQHCESSDNRFAVLDVQDGLSARSYDEEDAIDNFRNNLGKVGLKHGAAYYPWLNASVVSDKEFSYVHFDSAEQLVQILTEEAELMYDNDRKKQEAVAEIQKLNEASGYDADLHQTLKSISPAYKSLMTGLANKLNVLPPSGAIVGAYARIDAVEGIWKAPANEGLAGVASPYVSLTNEDQEDLNLTVGGKSVNAIRAFAGEGTIIWGARTLDGNSQDWRYINVRRTMSFIENSVKGSVKSYVFQPNTPMTWVAVKGAIDAFLTTLWNQGALVGTSQNDAFVVDVGLGSTMTQTDILDGMMKISVKVAISRPAEFIVLTFQQQMQS; this is encoded by the coding sequence ATGGCTATTAGAATTGCAACGCCAGGTGTGTACATTCAAGAGAAGAATGCTTTTGGCAGCTCAATTGTAGCTTCGCCCACAGCTATTCCTGCTTTTGTTGGATACACCGAGAAAGCAGACAAGAATGGGAAACCATTACAAAATGTACCAACTGTGATCGACTCTTTAGATGCTTTTGAAAAATTCTATGGTAGAGCTTGGGTGCCTACTTATGGAATTACAGAAACATCAGAAGGGGAATCAGACCTTAAAGTTGGAGAGAAGAAATATGAGCTTTTCACAGCGGAGGAGAGATATTTCTTATACGACAGTTTACGTTTATTCTTCACAAATGGTGGAGGTAAAGCGTACATTGTTTCTGTAGGTACTTATGGAGACGAAATCGATAGTGATAAAATCATTAGAGGTATTCGTACTTTAAATACAGCTACAGAACCAACATTACTTGCTTGCCCTGATGCTGTAGCTTTATCGGCTCAAGCATGTGCAGGTGTTCAACAAGAAATGTTACAACATTGCGAAAGCAGTGATAACAGATTTGCTGTTCTTGATGTTCAAGATGGTCTTTCTGCTCGTTCATACGACGAAGAAGATGCGATCGACAACTTCAGAAACAACTTAGGTAAAGTAGGTCTAAAGCATGGTGCTGCTTACTATCCTTGGTTAAATGCATCTGTAGTTTCTGACAAAGAATTTTCATACGTACACTTCGATTCTGCTGAACAATTGGTTCAAATCTTAACAGAAGAGGCGGAGTTAATGTATGACAACGACAGAAAGAAACAAGAAGCTGTTGCTGAAATCCAAAAACTAAACGAAGCAAGCGGTTATGATGCTGATTTACATCAGACATTAAAATCTATCTCTCCAGCTTACAAATCATTAATGACAGGTTTAGCGAATAAACTTAACGTATTGCCTCCATCAGGTGCAATCGTAGGTGCTTATGCTAGAATCGATGCGGTAGAAGGTATTTGGAAAGCACCAGCAAACGAAGGTTTAGCAGGTGTAGCATCTCCTTATGTATCCCTAACTAACGAGGATCAAGAAGACTTGAACTTAACAGTTGGAGGTAAGTCTGTGAACGCTATTCGTGCTTTCGCAGGTGAAGGAACAATTATCTGGGGAGCGAGAACTTTAGATGGCAACTCACAAGACTGGCGTTACATTAACGTTCGTAGAACAATGTCATTTATCGAAAACTCAGTGAAAGGAAGCGTAAAGAGTTATGTATTCCAACCGAACACACCAATGACTTGGGTAGCAGTTAAAGGAGCAATCGATGCTTTCTTAACTACACTTTGGAACCAAGGTGCGTTAGTAGGAACAAGCCAAAACGATGCCTTCGTGGTAGACGTAGGGTTAGGATCTACAATGACTCAAACAGATATTTTAGACGGTATGATGAAGATTAGCGTGAAAGTAGCGATCTCAAGACCAGCTGAATTTATCGTGTTGACTTTCCAACAGCAAATGCAATCTTAA
- a CDS encoding Pvc16 family protein → MISILTEFLQNEITDFISTTGKNVQVHVGPIIGAEGEVHLVNAAGESLLLINMINLSEEIYGTVKMQPNATSLNLKFMFSVSNNENYLEALGVLSDVIAFFTSNHTYTSANGPGIEGLRQMNFKMYNMEDKDLSGVFISMGMKKIPSVFYECRMVTIKEETVAPIAGNLSGW, encoded by the coding sequence ATGATTTCTATACTAACTGAATTTCTGCAAAACGAGATTACTGACTTCATCTCGACAACAGGAAAGAATGTACAAGTTCATGTCGGTCCTATCATAGGAGCAGAAGGAGAAGTACATTTAGTAAATGCAGCTGGAGAATCTTTGTTATTAATCAATATGATTAATTTATCCGAAGAGATCTACGGTACGGTAAAGATGCAACCCAATGCTACATCGCTTAATTTAAAGTTTATGTTTTCGGTGTCAAACAATGAAAACTATTTAGAAGCTTTGGGGGTACTATCGGATGTAATTGCTTTTTTTACGAGCAATCATACCTACACTTCTGCAAATGGCCCTGGGATCGAAGGATTACGACAAATGAACTTCAAGATGTACAACATGGAAGACAAGGATCTTTCGGGTGTGTTCATTAGTATGGGAATGAAAAAAATACCTTCTGTATTTTATGAATGTAGAATGGTAACAATAAAAGAAGAAACAGTAGCACCTATAGCTGGAAACTTATCGGGGTGGTAA
- a CDS encoding T9SS type A sorting domain-containing protein produces the protein MKYIITILFLFVFVNVFSQSKFDDSHVLLGTINIDDIKLLDNRNNLQVKVNLDIELPSGFNFLNRNTSDLKTKISFDGNTFDNEDKNIITSVIATTGDNNYLVTINKNNFFTYFGSTFGEIDNFKGLLEFELLFEYDPGTDEDPVEYYLIVTNHNNPNDNTYYKHRPELTVDNLKPSFNFSQKNQSIDDSFVEFYYDIIETNFDDSKSYKLEFYTSNEFKSYQKLKELTSSEFVDVPDVGDRTSRSIRFISPSTNGSFFEGYEKLYTKIAVEDLAGNIGEDTDVVDLLFNDINIDLVSAPNYISLNKQVKYTHDQTNSYFDKNNSEIIIFKEDNSFLASYPLVFGNDSENDFSFSFTQNILNDINDNLNEGERIQLVVSLYKNEDITVKSNHTSLHYYDNTAPSDHTFESIEVVSTPDLLAGPTGTTWVETPIADNTSNPYTTVKVNVKEYDLKKEGTKLSIDIFDKKDVKLNVVDDIEIDLTSFSKGSNSNNELYFSFNLSDIYDGTSNMEVTYFKLKSISVNDVAGNTGNHSFTEDTKYYFSSFAPSISRESIEYKQNEISIDINGELKNGDVTISVPYSAASLKNNIVIRVLGVDESQGNVTTIIDGADENQITFRITIDDTKFQSGSRLNYDLTIEDGSGNIVEEKNILGPEIKFDIPANFNVSYPYNPFSKWLVQTPEPTENLVVEVVSNEENFRANVLEVYENDEGGTLLFRYEDENLNNTDTIYIEIPYSAITDNISNPNLGELVLAYRTYNTSDQSINVPKRSIYLSDVADVKLENDWYLFGYSAKNFGLNTNIDDNTKVNVFEYWPTTEIDNIISPINMWRDGDFTNDNDTRTVDLRVKAYDENSGISEDTVRFEVTQKSILDSHFKNFYCSNSQETSEFSINTIFVDADSNGTTLGLNLYRLENGDSVLVEVDEALVKINGEDSYTYRIYPSNIHDLPENRYNDFVIGLFREVSGDTLFLGYKNFQTIFEPEITTNLQMTFPVIGSTEFINVSLSEFNNRNYELSLLNEEDEDYVNITIPSISTSNGKFRFRLENFTKDSIEFVLTAYTETGSCDIQETFTIPVTKAYDSITDEINISFENEDAWHTALLLADGNSVFIKDVLGGTKTPWDVENKQWQLADTVSRGLATISSPVYDLSSMDRPMIELDYIANTSERNGVFLQVKQGYAGTWKTVGTPEGIWNWYNTYGLYNNDLNTNNDGLAWAGALGEVEGRIPLDAAFDMNGDLEKVMFRFVFAHGEGSTDSFGFERMKIRNRSRNVVIESYLQANNTGHQDILSKMYEILEVVNGNDPDFIHNYYLERSETCTDPIYDRGAETTEARRLWYGLNSINDETGPYSVAIDGELIEGTSIQEMSTPIYDAIRKSVLKDEPVTVDWTHTEDQLTIDYTIADTLFSKMDELLWVFTFGDAQETIGACNPMNLMQRDFDQVVGYITPMIASDNNGRLQVDLTDLPSGINKEFNLQLLLQHYESMEIFSAISIPLEREGGPTSSEDLWENQWSIYPNPTSSTLNVQQLFGNEVDCTIYDIHGRTLFEGVIGHQTSITLDHFPKGVYIIGVSNNNKRFTKTFIKD, from the coding sequence ATGAAATATATTATAACAATTTTATTTCTTTTTGTTTTTGTGAATGTATTTTCGCAATCTAAATTTGACGATAGTCATGTATTATTAGGGACAATTAATATTGATGATATTAAATTACTTGATAATAGAAATAACTTACAAGTAAAAGTTAATTTAGATATAGAATTACCATCAGGATTTAATTTTTTAAATAGAAACACAAGTGATTTAAAAACTAAAATAAGTTTTGATGGCAATACCTTTGACAATGAAGATAAAAATATAATTACGAGTGTTATTGCCACTACTGGAGATAATAATTATCTTGTCACAATTAATAAGAACAATTTTTTTACTTATTTCGGAAGCACTTTTGGTGAAATTGATAATTTTAAAGGATTGTTAGAGTTTGAATTATTATTTGAATATGATCCTGGTACTGATGAAGATCCTGTTGAATATTATTTAATTGTAACAAATCATAATAATCCTAATGATAATACTTATTATAAGCACCGACCCGAATTAACAGTAGATAATTTAAAACCATCTTTCAACTTTTCACAGAAGAACCAATCTATAGATGATTCATTTGTCGAATTTTATTATGATATAATTGAAACAAATTTTGATGATTCAAAATCATATAAACTTGAGTTTTATACTTCTAATGAATTTAAATCTTATCAAAAGCTCAAAGAACTTACTAGTAGCGAGTTTGTAGATGTTCCTGATGTAGGAGATAGAACTAGTAGATCAATAAGGTTTATTTCACCAAGTACAAATGGTAGTTTTTTTGAAGGTTATGAAAAACTATATACTAAAATTGCAGTAGAGGATTTAGCTGGAAATATTGGTGAAGATACTGATGTTGTAGATTTACTGTTTAATGATATTAATATTGACTTAGTATCAGCACCAAATTATATTTCATTAAATAAGCAAGTTAAATATACTCATGATCAGACGAACTCATACTTTGATAAGAATAACTCTGAAATCATCATCTTTAAAGAAGATAATAGTTTCTTAGCTTCTTACCCTTTAGTTTTTGGGAACGATTCAGAAAATGATTTTTCATTTAGCTTTACTCAAAATATTTTAAATGATATTAATGACAATTTAAATGAAGGTGAAAGAATACAATTAGTTGTTTCTTTATATAAAAATGAAGATATAACTGTAAAGAGTAACCATACATCATTACACTATTATGATAACACAGCACCTTCAGACCACACTTTTGAATCTATAGAAGTTGTTTCAACGCCAGATTTATTAGCAGGGCCTACAGGTACAACTTGGGTAGAAACACCTATTGCAGATAATACGTCTAATCCATATACCACTGTTAAAGTCAATGTTAAAGAGTATGATCTAAAAAAGGAGGGAACAAAATTATCTATTGATATTTTTGATAAAAAAGATGTTAAGTTAAATGTTGTTGATGATATTGAGATTGATTTAACTTCTTTTTCAAAAGGTAGTAATTCGAATAACGAATTATACTTTTCATTTAATTTATCTGATATCTATGATGGAACAAGTAACATGGAAGTTACTTACTTCAAATTAAAAAGTATTTCTGTTAATGATGTAGCGGGTAATACAGGTAATCATAGCTTTACGGAAGATACAAAATATTACTTCTCTTCTTTTGCTCCATCAATTTCAAGGGAATCTATTGAATACAAACAAAATGAGATTTCTATAGACATCAATGGGGAATTAAAAAATGGAGATGTGACAATATCGGTACCTTATTCAGCTGCTTCTTTGAAGAATAATATTGTAATTAGAGTACTTGGTGTTGATGAATCACAAGGGAATGTAACAACAATCATAGATGGGGCGGATGAAAATCAAATTACTTTTAGAATCACCATCGACGATACAAAATTTCAAAGTGGATCTAGACTTAACTACGATTTAACTATCGAAGATGGATCAGGTAATATTGTTGAAGAAAAAAATATTCTTGGACCTGAAATTAAATTTGATATTCCAGCGAATTTCAATGTGTCTTACCCTTATAATCCATTTTCAAAATGGCTCGTACAAACTCCTGAACCAACCGAGAATTTAGTTGTTGAGGTGGTAAGTAATGAGGAGAATTTTAGAGCAAATGTATTAGAGGTCTATGAAAATGATGAAGGTGGTACATTGTTATTTAGATATGAAGATGAAAATTTAAATAATACCGATACAATTTATATCGAGATTCCTTATAGTGCGATTACAGATAATATAAGTAATCCAAATTTGGGAGAATTAGTACTTGCCTATAGAACGTATAATACTTCAGATCAAAGTATAAATGTACCGAAAAGAAGTATTTATCTATCTGATGTAGCAGATGTCAAATTAGAAAATGATTGGTATTTATTCGGATATTCAGCTAAAAACTTCGGTTTGAACACAAATATTGATGACAATACTAAAGTGAATGTTTTTGAATATTGGCCTACTACAGAAATAGACAATATTATTTCTCCAATCAATATGTGGAGAGATGGAGATTTCACTAACGATAACGACACTAGAACGGTTGATCTTAGAGTAAAAGCATATGATGAAAACAGTGGTATTTCAGAAGATACTGTGCGTTTTGAAGTTACTCAGAAATCAATTTTAGATAGTCATTTTAAGAACTTTTATTGTAGTAACTCTCAAGAAACAAGCGAGTTTAGTATAAATACTATTTTTGTTGATGCTGACAGTAATGGAACCACATTGGGATTAAATCTATATCGTTTAGAAAATGGAGATTCTGTTTTGGTTGAGGTCGATGAAGCTTTAGTGAAAATTAACGGAGAAGATTCTTATACTTATAGAATTTATCCATCTAATATTCACGACTTACCAGAAAATCGATATAATGATTTTGTTATTGGTTTATTTAGAGAGGTAAGTGGAGATACTCTTTTCTTGGGATATAAGAATTTCCAAACTATTTTTGAGCCAGAAATTACAACCAACTTACAAATGACTTTTCCTGTAATTGGAAGTACAGAATTTATCAATGTAAGCCTATCAGAGTTTAACAATCGAAATTACGAATTATCATTATTGAACGAAGAGGATGAAGATTATGTGAATATAACTATACCTTCTATATCAACCTCAAATGGGAAATTTAGATTTAGACTGGAGAATTTCACAAAAGATTCAATTGAATTTGTTTTAACTGCATACACAGAAACAGGGTCTTGTGATATTCAGGAGACATTTACGATTCCTGTGACTAAAGCATATGATTCAATAACAGATGAAATAAATATCTCATTTGAAAATGAAGATGCTTGGCATACTGCTTTACTATTGGCAGATGGAAATAGCGTCTTTATAAAAGACGTACTAGGCGGTACTAAAACACCATGGGATGTTGAAAACAAACAATGGCAATTAGCAGATACTGTTTCTAGAGGTTTAGCCACTATTTCATCCCCTGTATACGATCTATCTTCCATGGACCGCCCAATGATAGAACTAGATTACATTGCCAACACTTCCGAAAGAAACGGAGTATTCTTGCAAGTAAAACAAGGATATGCTGGGACTTGGAAAACGGTAGGAACGCCAGAAGGAATTTGGAATTGGTACAATACTTACGGTCTATACAATAACGATCTAAATACCAATAACGATGGCTTAGCTTGGGCTGGAGCATTAGGAGAAGTAGAAGGTAGAATTCCTTTAGATGCTGCATTTGATATGAACGGAGATTTGGAGAAAGTAATGTTCCGTTTTGTATTCGCACATGGAGAAGGAAGCACAGATTCCTTTGGTTTTGAAAGAATGAAGATCCGTAATCGATCGCGAAATGTGGTCATCGAATCGTATTTACAAGCCAATAATACTGGTCATCAGGATATTTTGTCTAAGATGTACGAAATCTTGGAAGTAGTCAACGGAAACGATCCGGATTTTATCCATAACTATTATCTAGAAAGAAGCGAAACGTGTACTGATCCTATTTACGATAGAGGAGCAGAAACCACGGAAGCGAGGAGATTATGGTATGGACTTAATTCCATTAACGATGAGACAGGACCTTATTCTGTAGCGATCGATGGAGAACTGATTGAAGGAACAAGCATCCAAGAAATGAGTACACCAATTTACGATGCAATTCGTAAATCAGTACTTAAGGATGAACCTGTTACTGTTGATTGGACGCACACTGAAGATCAATTAACTATTGATTATACCATAGCTGATACCTTATTCAGTAAAATGGATGAATTGCTTTGGGTGTTTACTTTCGGAGATGCACAAGAAACTATTGGTGCATGTAATCCAATGAATTTGATGCAAAGAGATTTTGACCAAGTCGTTGGTTATATCACACCTATGATCGCTTCAGATAATAATGGACGCTTACAAGTAGATTTAACAGATCTTCCAAGCGGTATCAACAAAGAATTTAATCTTCAATTGTTGTTACAACATTACGAAAGTATGGAGATCTTCTCTGCGATTAGTATTCCACTAGAGCGAGAGGGAGGACCAACATCTTCAGAAGACCTTTGGGAGAATCAGTGGAGCATCTATCCGAATCCAACAAGTTCAACATTAAATGTACAGCAACTCTTTGGTAACGAAGTGGATTGTACAATATACGACATACATGGAAGAACTTTGTTTGAAGGTGTAATTGGTCATCAAACGTCAATAACATTAGACCACTTCCCCAAAGGGGTCTATATAATTGGGGTATCGAACAACAACAAACGTTTTACTAAAACATTTATAAAAGACTAA
- a CDS encoding AAA family ATPase, with the protein MRKFPIGLSNFKRVIQDNYYYIDKSLFIEDVIESNAISILIPRPRRFGKTLNMSMLHAFFDVKKEKENKSLFEKLKIRQSEAWKHQGKYPVIYLSFKDVKENSFNDAIKNIHHLCLDWLKENEFIFNSEKLGQFDKQFLNNLIKSDWNSVSLSSFLKTISSILYNIYDQKVVILIDEYDSCIIKSWEAGYYQDMISFMRGFLSGGFKDNDYLYKGVITGILRVAKESIFSGLNNLVVSTVLENQSADKFGLTEDEVKNLLQEVNISAAFDDIKKWYNGYKIGQHTGMYNPWSILNFVDKHDEGFKPYWVNTSANELIEVLLTNANADLEKKLTGFIDGQVMECEIDETTIFQDLDNGKQETVLGLLLFNGYLTVDSKKVDDIFTSYGLKIPNKEVSIVYQQMLKRLLNKSDKVNTSEILDALIDQNADAFEYYLSEYLLNAFSYHDFDQKSFPERVYHAFVLGLMAHLMNNYIVKSNPESGLGRADLIIYPKDQKNPKGWILEFKSKKPFHKQTLKEIAQEALKQIHSSKYMTTLKENNKTELMLVGVAFDGKEVSCVTELVS; encoded by the coding sequence ATGAGAAAATTTCCGATTGGTTTATCAAATTTTAAAAGAGTAATACAGGACAATTACTATTATATCGATAAATCCCTATTTATTGAAGATGTAATTGAGAGTAATGCCATATCTATACTTATCCCACGTCCTAGACGTTTTGGCAAGACATTAAATATGTCGATGCTTCATGCATTCTTTGATGTAAAAAAGGAAAAAGAAAATAAATCTCTTTTTGAGAAACTAAAAATTAGGCAATCAGAAGCCTGGAAACATCAGGGGAAATATCCTGTTATTTATCTGTCCTTTAAAGACGTAAAAGAAAACAGTTTCAATGATGCTATCAAAAATATACATCATCTTTGTTTAGATTGGCTAAAAGAAAATGAATTCATATTTAATTCCGAAAAGCTTGGACAGTTTGATAAGCAATTCTTAAATAACCTTATTAAAAGCGATTGGAATAGTGTTAGTTTGAGTAGCTTTTTAAAAACTATATCCTCTATTCTTTATAATATATATGATCAAAAAGTAGTCATCTTAATCGATGAATACGATTCTTGTATTATCAAATCGTGGGAAGCAGGTTATTACCAAGATATGATCTCTTTTATGAGAGGCTTTCTTTCTGGGGGTTTTAAAGACAATGACTACCTTTATAAAGGTGTTATCACGGGTATTCTTCGCGTAGCTAAAGAAAGTATATTCTCGGGATTGAATAACCTTGTGGTAAGTACTGTTTTAGAAAACCAAAGTGCAGATAAATTTGGCTTGACGGAAGATGAAGTTAAAAATTTACTTCAAGAGGTAAATATCAGTGCCGCTTTCGATGATATAAAAAAATGGTACAACGGTTATAAAATTGGTCAACACACCGGTATGTATAACCCTTGGTCAATTTTAAACTTTGTCGACAAGCATGATGAAGGCTTTAAACCCTATTGGGTAAATACTTCTGCCAACGAATTGATAGAAGTTTTGCTTACTAATGCCAATGCTGATCTGGAAAAAAAGCTAACAGGTTTTATCGATGGACAAGTGATGGAATGTGAGATTGATGAAACTACTATTTTTCAAGATTTGGATAATGGTAAGCAAGAAACGGTGTTGGGATTGTTGCTTTTTAATGGGTATTTGACTGTTGATTCCAAAAAAGTAGATGATATATTCACTTCATATGGATTAAAAATTCCTAATAAGGAGGTGAGTATTGTGTATCAACAAATGCTAAAAAGATTACTCAATAAATCTGATAAAGTAAATACTAGTGAAATTTTAGATGCTCTTATAGATCAAAATGCCGATGCATTTGAATATTATTTATCTGAATACTTACTTAATGCATTCAGCTATCATGATTTTGATCAAAAGAGTTTCCCTGAACGTGTATACCATGCCTTTGTACTTGGCTTAATGGCTCATTTAATGAATAACTATATAGTTAAATCAAATCCTGAGTCTGGCTTAGGAAGAGCTGATTTAATTATTTACCCAAAAGATCAGAAAAATCCAAAGGGATGGATTTTAGAGTTTAAATCCAAAAAACCTTTTCATAAACAAACTTTGAAAGAAATTGCTCAAGAGGCTTTAAAACAAATTCATTCTTCAAAGTACATGACTACTCTAAAGGAAAATAACAAAACGGAACTTATGTTGGTGGGTGTTGCTTTTGATGGGAAAGAAGTAAGTTGTGTGACTGAGTTGGTTTCTTGA
- a CDS encoding leucine-rich repeat domain-containing protein translates to MEEKEAIQSLKDRNFEDFGYTLDKSKEYVIKIRIENASDLIEFPEELLAFKKLEHITIRNCNVAAIPEFIVEFSNLQQLELKGNPIKEIPEYITQCRKLYLLDIQNTEISILPEYLTKLPLQGIRLKGSKINGFPSILYEFDSLKALTLSELKELPSDIGKIKLEILYASLKSFKYLDDLENLNILDLKNSTAKYLPENFGNLQKLEHLNLENCKNLVKLPHSIGNIKMFWGITLSGCSRLTALPSSMNKVHIGALDLDLCYNLRSVPKGMMVGAITARETKWKSIPSGIFYSTCHNLDVTDHQITDITGIGNMYNLNILNLSRGNIKKIPDDIGRLKELSMLIIEHNDIKVIPRVLDNCPKLKSVRLYGNPVYDMKELEVLN, encoded by the coding sequence ATGGAAGAAAAAGAAGCCATTCAGTCATTGAAGGATAGAAATTTTGAAGATTTTGGCTATACTTTAGATAAGTCAAAAGAGTACGTAATAAAGATAAGAATCGAAAATGCTTCTGACCTTATAGAATTTCCAGAAGAACTTTTAGCATTTAAAAAATTAGAACATATCACAATAAGAAATTGTAATGTGGCGGCGATTCCTGAGTTTATTGTTGAGTTTAGTAATCTACAGCAATTAGAGTTAAAGGGAAATCCAATTAAAGAAATACCTGAATATATTACACAGTGCAGAAAATTATACTTACTTGATATTCAGAATACTGAAATATCTATCTTACCTGAATATTTAACTAAATTACCATTACAAGGAATTCGTTTAAAGGGATCAAAAATAAACGGATTCCCGTCTATTTTATATGAATTTGATTCGCTAAAGGCTTTAACCTTAAGTGAATTAAAGGAGCTACCTTCTGATATTGGCAAAATTAAACTTGAAATTCTGTATGCATCCCTCAAAAGTTTTAAATATTTAGATGACCTTGAAAATCTTAATATTTTAGATCTAAAGAACAGCACTGCAAAATATCTTCCTGAAAACTTTGGCAACCTCCAAAAACTAGAACACCTCAATCTAGAGAACTGTAAAAACCTGGTGAAGCTCCCACATTCAATTGGTAATATTAAAATGTTTTGGGGTATCACTTTAAGCGGATGCAGTCGATTAACCGCCCTTCCAAGTAGTATGAATAAAGTACATATAGGAGCTTTAGATTTAGATCTTTGTTATAATCTGAGGAGTGTTCCCAAGGGAATGATGGTAGGGGCAATTACTGCAAGGGAGACAAAATGGAAATCGATTCCTTCAGGTATATTTTACAGTACTTGCCATAATTTAGATGTCACCGACCACCAAATTACTGACATTACAGGAATCGGTAACATGTATAATCTTAATATTTTGAATTTATCACGAGGGAACATCAAAAAGATTCCAGACGATATTGGTCGTTTAAAAGAACTTTCTATGCTTATCATAGAGCATAACGATATAAAGGTTATTCCTAGGGTATTAGATAATTGTCCAAAATTGAAGTCGGTGAGGCTGTATGGGAATCCGGTGTATGATATGAAGGAGTTGGAGGTGTTGAATTAA
- a CDS encoding leucine-rich repeat domain-containing protein, translated as MNEEKVIKQLYKKYYPNESSVSKVRYDMDDNEDFVTSVTIENASNLTEFPEELLAFKKIEQITIRDCNIEEIPEFITAFDSLKILTVAGNPVKEIPEFIVNCKNLKQLDVENTEVSVLPDFLEELDLIGLHLKGSKITGFPTVLYKFKDLRILTISNNELPSDIGSFKLTVLYAELKSFKYIDQLENLAILDLSNSTAKYLPENFGNLQKLEQLNLENCKNLVKLPNSIGNIKRFWGLGLSGCSRLTALPSSMNKIDIGALHLSRCYNLKSVPKGMLVGGITARETKWKAMPSGIFYSTCHNLDVTDHQITDITGIGNMYNLNFLNLSRGNIKKIPDDIGRLKELSMLIMEHNDIKVIPRALDNCPKLKSVRLYGNPVYDMKELEVLN; from the coding sequence ATGAATGAAGAAAAAGTAATAAAACAATTATATAAAAAGTACTACCCTAATGAATCTAGTGTATCTAAAGTACGATACGACATGGATGATAATGAAGATTTTGTGACATCAGTAACAATAGAAAACGCCTCTAACCTCACAGAATTTCCTGAAGAGCTTTTAGCATTTAAAAAGATAGAGCAGATCACAATAAGAGACTGTAACATAGAAGAGATTCCAGAGTTTATTACAGCATTTGATTCATTAAAAATACTTACGGTAGCTGGCAATCCAGTCAAAGAAATTCCGGAGTTTATTGTGAATTGTAAAAATCTAAAACAATTAGATGTTGAAAATACTGAAGTAAGTGTTTTACCTGATTTCTTGGAAGAACTAGATTTGATAGGTCTCCATTTAAAAGGTTCTAAAATAACAGGTTTTCCAACAGTCTTATACAAATTTAAAGATTTGAGAATTTTAACTATATCAAATAATGAACTCCCTTCAGATATTGGATCTTTTAAATTAACCGTTCTTTATGCAGAATTGAAGAGCTTTAAATATATAGATCAACTTGAAAATCTTGCTATACTTGACCTATCAAACAGCACTGCAAAATATCTTCCTGAAAACTTCGGCAACCTTCAAAAATTGGAGCAGCTTAATCTTGAAAATTGTAAAAACCTTGTAAAGCTCCCCAATTCAATTGGCAATATTAAAAGGTTTTGGGGATTGGGTTTAAGTGGATGTAGTCGATTAACCGCTCTTCCAAGTAGTATGAACAAAATAGATATTGGAGCATTACATTTAAGTCGCTGTTATAATTTAAAAAGTGTTCCTAAAGGAATGTTAGTGGGAGGAATAACCGCAAGGGAAACAAAATGGAAAGCGATGCCTTCCGGTATATTTTACAGTACTTGCCATAATTTAGATGTCACCGACCATCAAATCACCGACATTACAGGAATCGGTAATATGTATAATCTTAATTTTTTGAATTTATCACGAGGGAACATCAAAAAGATTCCAGACGATATTGGTCGTTTAAAAGAACTTTCTATGCTTATCATGGAGCATAACGATATAAAGGTTATTCCTAGAGCATTAGATAATTGTCCAAAATTGAAGTCGGTGAGGTTGTATGGGAATCCGGTGTATGATATGAAGGAATTGGAGGTGTTGAATTAA